Proteins from a single region of Streptomyces spectabilis:
- a CDS encoding sodium:solute symporter codes for MAVDYTVIVVYLAGMLAMGWWGMRRAKSKSEFLVAGRRLGPWMYSGTMAAIVLGGASTIGGVGLGYTHGLSGAWMVFTIGLGLLALSVFFSARIARLKVYTVSEMLDLRYGGRAGVLSGVVMWGYTLMLAVTSTIAYATIFDVLFDVNRTLAIVIGGSIVVAYSTLGGMWSITLTDMVQFVVKTIGVLLLLLPIAVVKAGGFGEMRAKLPDDYFEPFGVGGETIFTYVLIYTFGMLIGQDIWQRVFTARSDKVARWGGTVAGTYCLVYALAGAVIGTAAKVMYPNLPSPDSAFATIVKDELPMGVRGLVLAAALAAVMSTSSGALIACATVANNDIWSRLRGAAGQGDPHDEVRGNRAFILVMGVAVIGVAIALNDVVQALTVAYNLLVGGLLVPIIGGLLWRRGTGAGALAAVVAGGLSVIGLMWHYGILANEPIYYGLLTSLVVYVAVSLATRPTDAGTLAAWRERVAGRDPEVPVTA; via the coding sequence ATGGCCGTCGACTACACAGTGATCGTCGTCTATCTCGCCGGGATGCTCGCCATGGGCTGGTGGGGCATGCGCCGCGCCAAGTCCAAGAGCGAGTTCCTCGTCGCGGGCCGCCGCCTCGGGCCGTGGATGTACTCCGGCACGATGGCCGCGATCGTCCTCGGCGGCGCCTCCACCATCGGCGGCGTCGGCCTCGGCTACACGCACGGCCTGTCCGGCGCCTGGATGGTCTTCACCATCGGCCTCGGCCTGCTCGCGCTCTCGGTCTTCTTCTCCGCCCGCATCGCCCGGCTGAAGGTCTACACCGTCTCCGAGATGCTCGACCTGCGCTACGGCGGCCGCGCGGGCGTCCTGTCCGGCGTCGTCATGTGGGGCTACACGCTGATGCTCGCGGTGACCTCCACCATCGCGTACGCCACGATCTTCGACGTCCTCTTCGACGTGAACCGCACGCTCGCCATCGTCATCGGCGGCTCCATCGTCGTCGCGTACTCGACGCTCGGCGGCATGTGGTCGATCACGCTCACGGACATGGTGCAGTTCGTGGTCAAGACGATCGGCGTGCTGCTCCTGCTGCTGCCCATCGCGGTGGTCAAGGCGGGCGGCTTCGGCGAGATGAGGGCCAAGCTGCCGGACGACTACTTCGAACCGTTCGGCGTCGGCGGCGAGACGATCTTCACCTACGTACTGATCTACACCTTCGGCATGCTCATCGGGCAGGACATCTGGCAGCGGGTGTTCACCGCGCGCAGCGACAAGGTCGCCCGCTGGGGCGGCACGGTCGCCGGTACGTACTGCCTCGTCTACGCCCTCGCGGGCGCCGTCATCGGCACCGCCGCGAAGGTCATGTACCCGAACCTGCCCAGCCCCGACTCCGCCTTCGCCACCATCGTGAAGGACGAACTGCCCATGGGCGTGCGGGGGTTGGTGCTGGCCGCCGCGCTCGCCGCCGTGATGTCCACCTCGTCCGGCGCGCTCATCGCCTGCGCGACCGTCGCCAACAACGACATCTGGTCGCGGCTGCGGGGCGCCGCCGGGCAGGGCGACCCGCACGACGAGGTGAGGGGCAACCGCGCCTTCATCCTCGTCATGGGGGTCGCCGTCATCGGTGTCGCCATCGCCCTCAACGACGTCGTCCAGGCGCTGACCGTCGCGTACAACCTGCTGGTCGGCGGGCTCCTCGTGCCGATCATCGGCGGGCTGCTCTGGCGGCGCGGGACCGGGGCGGGCGCCCTTGCCGCCGTCGTCGCGGGCGGGCTCTCCGTGATCGGCCTGATGTGGCACTACGGCATCCTCGCCAACGAGCCCATCTACTACGGGCTCCTGACCTCGCTTGTGGTCTACGTGGCGGTCTCGCTGGCCACGCGGCCCACCGATGCGGGGACGCTCGCGGCTTGGCGTGAACGGGTCGCTGGGCGTGACCCGGAGGTGCCCGTGACGGCCTGA
- a CDS encoding serine hydrolase — protein MTHRISRRARVLSAGAAAAVLVPLVGTAAATPAAAATAQVKCTSAQPELAKKLTKDITAALKNRKGTIAVGLYDKATKTTCTLRGTTSFDSASVVKVTVLATLLWDAKKNNRYLTDRESSLAKAMITKSDNNATTALWRQLGAGKVKKFLAAAKMTKTVPGSGGYWGLTRINVNDEQKLLSLITAPNSVLSDNARAYILKLMNQVVRDQRWGTPAGAPSGVKTHVKNGWLPRATHGWRVHSVGAFKGRGHDYTISVLTHGNGSMNYGVDTIQRVAKAIHKDLTPISQAPQRYAPTDTPKEAAVPVPQA, from the coding sequence ATGACTCACCGCATATCCCGGCGTGCCCGCGTGCTGAGCGCCGGTGCGGCCGCCGCCGTCCTCGTGCCGCTCGTGGGGACGGCCGCCGCCACCCCCGCTGCCGCCGCGACGGCCCAGGTCAAGTGCACCTCGGCCCAGCCGGAGCTGGCGAAGAAGCTCACCAAGGACATCACCGCCGCCCTGAAGAACCGCAAGGGCACCATCGCCGTCGGCCTGTACGACAAGGCCACCAAGACGACGTGCACCCTGCGCGGCACGACCTCGTTCGACTCGGCGAGCGTCGTCAAGGTGACCGTCCTCGCCACGCTGCTGTGGGACGCGAAGAAGAACAACCGGTATCTGACCGACCGCGAGTCCAGCCTCGCCAAGGCCATGATCACCAAGTCCGACAACAACGCCACCACCGCGCTGTGGCGCCAGCTCGGCGCGGGCAAGGTCAAGAAGTTCCTGGCCGCCGCGAAGATGACCAAGACCGTGCCCGGCTCCGGCGGCTACTGGGGCCTGACCCGGATCAACGTCAACGACGAGCAGAAGCTGCTCTCGCTGATCACCGCGCCGAACTCCGTGCTCAGCGACAACGCCCGCGCGTATATCCTGAAGCTGATGAACCAGGTCGTCCGCGACCAGCGCTGGGGCACCCCGGCGGGCGCCCCCTCCGGCGTCAAGACCCACGTCAAGAACGGCTGGCTGCCCCGCGCCACGCACGGCTGGCGCGTGCACAGCGTCGGCGCCTTCAAGGGCCGCGGCCACGACTACACGATCTCCGTGCTCACCCACGGCAACGGCTCCATGAACTACGGCGTCGACACCATCCAGCGGGTCGCCAAGGCCATCCACAAGGACCTGACGCCGATCAGCCAGGCCCCGCAGCGCTACGCCCCGACGGACACCCCCAAGGAGGCGGCGGTCCCGGTGCCGCAGGCGTAG
- a CDS encoding cation diffusion facilitator family transporter — MGEPAEPAAESTFTVLVAALANLGIAVAKAVAGVVSGSSAMLSEAAHSVADTVTELMLLLSLKSARRPADEDHPLGYGGARYVWALLASVATFVGGGVFALYDGIHTLTHGEEPGDPLVSYVVLGIAFLLEGYSLRTGLKQARGAAERFDVRVEHYLRHTPDTAVKAVVMEDSAALAGLVLAAGGLLGGQLTGSGVWDGVASLAIGVLLVYVAWVLGHANAELLIGRPLPKPVRERVRAELLADPHVVDVLELTTLLQGPREALVAAKVNFRDVSTAAEVERACDRMARRLQARFPAVRRVYLDPTPGPDQACASPAASSR; from the coding sequence ATGGGTGAACCCGCGGAACCCGCAGCCGAAAGCACCTTCACCGTTCTCGTCGCCGCCCTGGCCAACCTCGGCATCGCCGTCGCCAAGGCCGTCGCCGGGGTCGTCAGCGGATCCAGCGCGATGCTGTCGGAGGCGGCGCACTCCGTGGCCGACACCGTCACGGAGCTGATGCTGCTCCTCTCGCTGAAGAGCGCGCGGCGCCCCGCCGACGAGGACCACCCGCTCGGCTACGGCGGCGCGCGCTACGTCTGGGCGCTGCTCGCCTCCGTCGCCACCTTCGTCGGCGGCGGCGTCTTCGCCCTCTACGACGGGATCCACACCCTCACGCACGGCGAGGAGCCCGGCGACCCGCTCGTCTCGTACGTCGTCCTCGGGATCGCCTTCCTCCTGGAGGGCTACTCGCTGCGCACCGGCCTGAAGCAGGCGCGCGGCGCGGCCGAACGGTTCGACGTGCGCGTCGAGCACTATCTGCGGCACACCCCCGACACCGCGGTGAAGGCGGTCGTGATGGAGGACTCCGCCGCGCTCGCGGGCCTCGTGCTCGCCGCGGGCGGCCTGCTCGGCGGCCAGCTCACCGGCTCGGGCGTCTGGGACGGCGTCGCCTCGCTCGCCATCGGCGTACTGCTCGTGTACGTCGCCTGGGTCCTCGGACACGCCAACGCGGAACTGCTCATCGGCCGCCCCCTGCCGAAGCCGGTGCGCGAGCGGGTGCGCGCCGAACTCCTCGCGGACCCGCACGTGGTGGACGTCCTGGAGCTGACCACGCTGCTCCAGGGGCCGCGGGAGGCGCTCGTCGCGGCCAAGGTGAACTTCCGTGACGTGTCCACGGCCGCGGAGGTCGAGCGGGCCTGCGACCGCATGGCCCGCCGCCTCCAGGCCCGCTTCCCCGCGGTGCGCCGGGTGTACCTGGACCCGACGCCGGGCCCGGATCAGGCCTGCGCAAGCCCCGCCGCGTCGAGCAGATAG
- a CDS encoding phosphatase — protein sequence MPTPTRAALVDHLVRTRIAGDVATPRENNLSHYRKLANGDRHYWLGLELGDRWSDEQDVLAVMAERCGVIDDPQHRQGQDTIDPELTVDALERMAGRLRKAADAKERVLFATGHPGGLLDVHRATAAALRAAGCEIVVIPDGLTADEGFLFQFADVAVLERGATLWHTHSPEPMNAVLDGLLRAERPLPDLVVADHGWAGRAGQRGIDSVGYADCNDPALFIAEAEGTLQVTVPLDDHVTSPRFYDPMTAYLLDAAGLAQA from the coding sequence ATGCCGACACCGACCCGCGCAGCGCTCGTAGACCACCTCGTCCGCACCCGCATAGCGGGAGACGTGGCCACGCCCCGCGAGAACAACCTCTCCCACTACCGCAAGCTCGCGAACGGCGACCGTCACTACTGGCTCGGCCTGGAACTCGGCGACCGCTGGAGCGACGAGCAGGACGTGCTCGCGGTGATGGCCGAACGCTGCGGCGTGATCGACGACCCGCAGCACCGCCAGGGCCAGGACACCATCGACCCGGAGCTGACGGTCGACGCCCTGGAGCGGATGGCGGGCCGCCTTCGCAAGGCCGCCGACGCCAAGGAGCGCGTCCTGTTCGCGACCGGCCACCCCGGAGGCCTGCTCGACGTGCACCGGGCGACGGCGGCCGCGCTGCGCGCCGCGGGCTGCGAGATCGTCGTCATCCCGGACGGTCTGACGGCGGACGAGGGCTTCCTCTTCCAGTTCGCGGACGTGGCCGTCCTGGAGCGCGGCGCGACCCTGTGGCACACGCATTCGCCGGAGCCGATGAACGCGGTCCTGGACGGCCTGCTGCGCGCGGAGCGCCCCCTGCCGGACCTGGTCGTCGCCGACCACGGCTGGGCGGGCCGGGCGGGCCAGCGCGGCATCGACTCCGTCGGCTACGCGGACTGCAACGACCCGGCCCTGTTCATCGCGGAGGCCGAGGGCACGCTCCAGGTGACGGTCCCCCTGGACGACCACGTGACGAGCCCGCGCTTCTACGACCCGATGACGGCCTATCTGCTCGACGCGGCGGGGCTTGCGCAGGCCTGA
- the speB gene encoding agmatinase: MTTPENTTPRGPVDSSRIPRYAGPATYARLPRLDEVGTADVAVVGVPFDSGVSYRPGARFGGNAIREASRLLRPYNPAQDASPFALAQVADAGDIAANPFNINEAVETIEAAADDLLGTGARMMTLGGDHTIALPLLRSVAKKHGPVALLHFDAHLDTWDTYFGAEYTHGTPFRRAVEEGILDTEALSHVGTRGPLYGKKDLTDDEKMGFGIVTSADIYRRGADEVADQLRQRIGDRPLYISIDIDCLDPAHAPGTGTPEAGGMTSRELLEILRGLASCNLVSADVVEVAPAYDHAEITAVAASHTAYELTTIMSRQIAEARAK; encoded by the coding sequence ATGACCACCCCCGAGAACACCACCCCGCGCGGCCCCGTGGACTCCTCGCGGATACCGCGCTACGCGGGCCCCGCGACCTACGCCCGCCTCCCGCGCCTCGACGAGGTCGGCACCGCGGACGTGGCGGTCGTCGGCGTCCCCTTCGACTCGGGCGTGTCGTACCGGCCGGGCGCCCGCTTCGGCGGCAACGCGATCCGGGAGGCGTCCCGCCTCCTGCGCCCGTACAACCCGGCCCAGGACGCGTCGCCGTTCGCGCTCGCCCAGGTCGCCGACGCCGGCGACATCGCGGCGAACCCGTTCAACATCAACGAGGCCGTGGAGACCATCGAGGCCGCCGCCGACGACCTGCTCGGCACCGGCGCCCGGATGATGACCCTCGGCGGCGACCACACCATCGCGCTGCCCCTGCTGCGCTCGGTGGCGAAGAAGCACGGCCCGGTCGCGCTGCTGCACTTCGACGCGCACCTCGACACCTGGGACACCTACTTCGGCGCCGAGTACACGCACGGCACCCCGTTCCGCCGGGCCGTGGAGGAGGGCATCCTCGACACCGAGGCGCTCAGCCACGTCGGCACGCGCGGTCCGCTGTACGGCAAGAAGGACCTCACCGACGACGAGAAGATGGGCTTCGGCATCGTCACCTCGGCGGACATCTACCGCCGCGGCGCCGACGAGGTCGCCGACCAGCTGCGCCAGCGCATCGGCGACCGGCCGCTGTACATCTCCATCGACATCGACTGCCTGGACCCGGCCCACGCCCCGGGCACCGGCACCCCGGAGGCGGGCGGCATGACCTCCCGCGAGCTCCTGGAGATCCTGCGCGGCCTGGCCTCCTGCAACCTGGTCTCCGCCGACGTCGTCGAGGTCGCCCCGGCCTACGACCACGCCGAGATCACCGCCGTGGCCGCGTCGCACACCGCGTACGAACTGACGACGATCATGTCCCGCCAGATCGCGGAGGCCCGCGCCAAGTGA
- a CDS encoding thiamine pyrophosphate-binding protein produces MTHDHDLELRPTAAQTEAALNPPAGRNGGDLVVETLSGLGASTVFGLPGQHALGMFDALRRSRLRYVGLRVENNAGFAADAYGRVTGEVAPLLLSTGPGALMSLAALQEAAAASAPVLAIGSQVPVAGLGGGRHGYLHELRDQQASFRDVVKSVHTVRTQSQIPSAIAAAWESALTAPHGPVWVEIPQDVLLAETSLPQVTAVDATPRELVPRPELTAVAADLLTRAERPAIIAGGGVVRADASGKLRALAERLDAPVVTTFGGKGAFPWEHPLSLQSWLEDRHTTDLLEDADVLLVVGSGLGELSSNYHTFKPRGRVVQIEADPGKLESNHPALGIHADARLALTALLETVGERRDPAAPERVAALLAKVRARIEGQGLTLEQEVLASVRAALPDGSPSFWDMTILAYWAWSAFDARRPNTMHSAQGAGGLGYGFPAALGAAAADPTRPVLAVSGDGGAMYSIAELATARQYGLNVTWLIVDDGGYGILREYMADAFGEATATELTRPDFVALAESFGVPGVRTSPETLRDDLAKALAEPGPSVVVLPALLRMFAPTHLG; encoded by the coding sequence GTGACCCACGACCACGACCTGGAACTGAGGCCCACCGCCGCGCAGACCGAGGCCGCCCTGAACCCGCCCGCCGGGCGCAACGGCGGCGACCTCGTCGTCGAGACCCTGTCCGGGCTCGGCGCGTCCACCGTGTTCGGGCTGCCCGGGCAGCACGCCCTCGGCATGTTCGACGCGCTGCGCCGCTCCCGCCTGCGGTACGTCGGCCTTCGGGTGGAGAACAACGCCGGGTTCGCGGCGGACGCCTACGGGCGGGTCACGGGCGAGGTCGCGCCGCTGCTGCTCTCGACGGGGCCCGGCGCGCTGATGTCGCTCGCCGCGCTCCAGGAAGCGGCCGCCGCCAGCGCCCCCGTGCTCGCCATCGGCAGCCAGGTCCCCGTCGCCGGGCTCGGCGGCGGGCGCCACGGCTATCTGCACGAACTGCGCGACCAGCAGGCCTCGTTCCGGGACGTGGTCAAGTCCGTCCACACCGTCCGCACGCAGTCCCAGATCCCGTCCGCGATCGCGGCGGCCTGGGAGTCGGCGCTCACCGCGCCGCACGGCCCGGTGTGGGTGGAGATCCCGCAGGACGTGCTGCTCGCGGAGACTTCGCTGCCGCAGGTCACCGCCGTCGACGCGACCCCGCGCGAACTGGTGCCGCGCCCGGAGCTGACCGCCGTGGCCGCCGATCTGCTGACGCGGGCCGAGCGCCCGGCGATCATCGCGGGCGGCGGGGTCGTCCGCGCCGACGCCTCCGGCAAGCTCCGCGCGCTCGCCGAGAGGCTGGACGCGCCGGTCGTCACCACCTTCGGCGGCAAGGGCGCCTTCCCCTGGGAGCACCCGCTGTCCCTCCAGTCCTGGCTGGAGGACCGGCACACGACCGACCTCCTGGAGGACGCGGACGTCCTGCTCGTGGTCGGCTCCGGGCTCGGCGAACTGTCCTCCAACTACCACACGTTCAAGCCCCGCGGCCGGGTCGTCCAGATCGAGGCCGACCCCGGCAAGCTGGAGTCCAACCACCCGGCGCTCGGCATCCACGCCGACGCCCGGCTCGCCCTGACCGCGCTCCTGGAGACGGTGGGGGAGCGCCGGGACCCGGCGGCGCCCGAGCGGGTCGCGGCCCTGCTCGCGAAGGTCCGCGCCCGCATCGAGGGGCAGGGCCTGACCCTGGAGCAGGAGGTCCTCGCGTCCGTGCGGGCCGCCCTGCCGGACGGCTCGCCGTCGTTCTGGGACATGACGATCCTGGCGTACTGGGCGTGGTCCGCCTTCGACGCGCGGCGCCCCAACACCATGCACTCGGCGCAGGGCGCGGGCGGCCTCGGCTACGGCTTCCCCGCCGCCCTCGGGGCGGCCGCCGCCGACCCCACCCGGCCTGTGCTCGCCGTCTCCGGTGACGGCGGCGCGATGTACTCGATCGCCGAGCTGGCCACCGCGAGGCAGTACGGCCTGAACGTGACCTGGCTGATCGTCGACGACGGCGGCTACGGCATCCTGCGCGAGTACATGGCCGACGCCTTCGGCGAGGCGACGGCGACCGAGCTGACCCGGCCCGACTTCGTCGCGCTCGCCGAGTCCTTCGGGGTGCCGGGCGTACGGACCTCGCCCGAGACGCTCCGGGACGACCTGGCGAAGGCACTCGCCGAGCCGGGCCCGAGCGTGGTCGTGCTGCCCGCGCTCCTGCGCATGTTCGCGCCGACGCACCTCGGCTGA
- a CDS encoding PucR family transcriptional regulator — translation MAESTPSPSPSAAPPPAPPTPPVPLAALLAHEGLGLRQIAGPDAAGTDIHWVHTSEMADPYPYLLGGELLLTAGVHVRTGDASLDTYVSRIVTAGGAALGFGVAPVHDTVPRALVEACDRHGLPLLEVPPQTTFSGVARAVWQLMAEARHTELRRVARAQQGLAVAAARPDPVPALLRQLATRLDGYAALHTADGTPAQSAGTPPGDAALAALDRLAGVVLHPAEPRPAPASGTDTAGATHLAAYALAGPRGLALGVATRRREPGDHTIAQVAAVLLALLTAGHQGATESARSAALVRLLLGADPHEVAPLLGADRWTVVHARVQRGSGTPPPTSAALATALGSTLVDAAPEVTRLLLPADREVTAQDGWTLGVSAPAAVEALAAADAQAARAVRRAGATRVPLVRHRETGLASLVAPAEAAAHARELLAPLGESPALTETLRTWLSLHGSWDRTAAALSVHRNTVRQRVARCAALLDADLDDPDVRMELWFALNHGQRP, via the coding sequence ATGGCGGAGTCCACCCCGTCACCGTCGCCGTCGGCCGCGCCGCCCCCGGCCCCGCCCACCCCGCCCGTGCCGCTGGCCGCCCTGCTCGCCCACGAGGGCCTCGGGCTGCGCCAGATCGCGGGCCCGGACGCCGCGGGCACCGACATCCACTGGGTGCACACCTCGGAGATGGCCGACCCGTACCCGTACCTCCTGGGCGGCGAGCTGCTCCTGACGGCGGGGGTGCACGTGCGCACCGGCGACGCCTCCTTGGACACCTACGTGTCCCGCATCGTGACGGCGGGCGGCGCGGCCCTCGGCTTCGGCGTCGCGCCCGTGCACGACACCGTGCCGCGCGCGCTGGTGGAGGCCTGTGACCGGCATGGCCTCCCGCTGCTCGAAGTGCCGCCGCAGACGACGTTCAGCGGGGTCGCGCGGGCCGTGTGGCAGCTCATGGCGGAGGCCAGGCACACCGAGCTGCGCCGCGTCGCCCGGGCCCAGCAGGGCCTCGCGGTGGCCGCCGCACGGCCCGACCCGGTGCCCGCGCTGCTGCGGCAGCTCGCGACGCGCCTCGACGGGTACGCGGCCCTGCACACCGCCGACGGCACGCCCGCCCAGAGCGCGGGCACCCCGCCCGGCGACGCGGCGCTCGCCGCCCTCGACCGGCTCGCCGGAGTCGTGCTGCACCCGGCCGAGCCCCGCCCGGCGCCCGCGTCCGGCACGGACACCGCCGGGGCCACGCACCTCGCCGCGTACGCGCTCGCCGGGCCGCGGGGCCTGGCCCTCGGCGTCGCCACGCGCCGCCGCGAACCGGGCGACCACACCATCGCCCAGGTCGCCGCCGTCCTGCTCGCCCTGCTCACCGCAGGACATCAGGGCGCCACCGAGTCCGCGCGCTCCGCCGCCCTCGTCCGGCTGCTGCTCGGCGCGGACCCGCACGAGGTGGCGCCCCTGCTCGGCGCCGACCGCTGGACCGTGGTCCACGCGCGCGTGCAGCGCGGCTCCGGCACTCCCCCGCCCACCTCCGCCGCCCTGGCCACGGCCCTCGGCAGCACCTTGGTGGATGCCGCGCCCGAGGTCACCAGGCTGCTGCTGCCCGCGGACCGCGAGGTCACCGCGCAGGACGGCTGGACCCTCGGCGTCTCCGCGCCCGCCGCCGTCGAGGCCCTCGCCGCCGCCGACGCGCAGGCCGCGCGGGCCGTGCGCAGGGCCGGGGCGACCCGCGTCCCGCTGGTGCGCCACCGCGAGACGGGCCTGGCCTCGCTCGTCGCGCCCGCCGAGGCCGCCGCGCACGCGCGCGAGCTGCTCGCCCCGCTCGGCGAGAGCCCGGCCCTGACCGAGACGCTGCGCACCTGGCTCTCCCTGCACGGCAGTTGGGACCGGACGGCCGCCGCCCTGTCGGTGCACCGCAACACCGTCCGCCAGCGCGTCGCCCGCTGCGCCGCGCTGCTCGACGCCGACCTCGACGACCCGGACGTACGCATGGAACTGTGGTTCGCCCTGAACCACGGGCAGCGCCCCTAA
- a CDS encoding acyl-CoA thioesterase produces MSRELQDLLDLLDLERVEEDIFRGTSRSALVPRVFGGQVAAQALVAAGRTVPDSRPAHSLHAYFLRPGDPGVPIVYTVDRIRDGRSFTTRRVVAVQHGQPIFHLSASFQAYEEGLEHQVGMVAAPDPETLPTAAEALPLHLPPDVARRLVEARAAVDLRYADLPPWGTVGRPREPRSQVWFRTNGKLDGEHAGSLLHLCLATYVSDMTLLDSVLLAHGRGGWAVGDVVGASLDHAMWFHRPFRADEWLLYDQESPSAGGGRGLGQGRIWTRDGKLAVTVIQEGVVRVPRG; encoded by the coding sequence ATGAGCCGGGAACTTCAGGACCTCCTCGACCTGCTCGACCTGGAGCGGGTCGAGGAGGACATCTTCCGGGGCACGAGCCGCTCGGCCCTGGTGCCGCGCGTCTTCGGCGGGCAGGTCGCGGCCCAGGCGCTTGTCGCGGCGGGCCGTACGGTGCCCGACAGCCGGCCCGCCCACTCCCTGCACGCCTACTTCCTGCGGCCCGGCGACCCCGGCGTGCCCATCGTCTACACCGTCGACCGCATCCGCGACGGGCGCTCCTTCACCACCCGCCGCGTCGTCGCCGTGCAGCACGGCCAGCCGATCTTCCATCTGTCGGCGTCCTTCCAGGCGTACGAGGAAGGGCTCGAACACCAGGTGGGGATGGTCGCGGCGCCCGACCCGGAGACGCTGCCCACGGCCGCAGAGGCGCTGCCCCTGCACTTGCCGCCGGACGTCGCCCGGCGCCTGGTCGAGGCGCGCGCCGCGGTCGACCTGCGGTACGCGGACCTGCCGCCGTGGGGCACGGTGGGCCGCCCCCGGGAGCCGCGCTCGCAGGTCTGGTTCCGTACGAACGGCAAGCTCGACGGGGAGCACGCGGGATCGCTGCTCCACCTGTGCCTGGCCACCTACGTGTCCGACATGACGCTGCTCGACTCGGTGCTGCTCGCGCACGGGCGCGGCGGCTGGGCCGTCGGGGACGTGGTGGGCGCGTCCCTTGACCACGCGATGTGGTTCCACCGGCCCTTCCGGGCGGACGAGTGGCTCCTCTACGACCAGGAGTCCCCGTCGGCGGGCGGCGGGCGCGGCCTGGGGCAGGGGCGGATCTGGACGAGGGACGGGAAGCTGGCGGTGACCGTGATCCAGGAGGGCGTGGTCCGGGTTCCCCGCGGCTGA
- a CDS encoding acyl-CoA dehydrogenase family protein, whose translation MRRTVFNEDHEAFRETVRAFIEAEVVPVYDDWYAAGQAPRDFYYKLAELGVFGIRVEEEYGGAGIDSHKFEAVMYEETARAGVSFGGSGVHVLLGLPYLQMLATDEQKKRFLPKFVSGEEMWALAMTEPGTGSDVAGMKTTARLSEDGTTYVLNGAKTFITGGVHADRVIVCARTAAPREDDRRFGISLFAVDTKSAGYSVGRKLDKLGLKVSDTAELAFVDVEVPVDDLLGEENKGFAYLGHNLASERWGIAFGAYAQAKAAVRFAKEYVQERTVFGKSVASFQNTKFELAACQAEVDAAEAVADRALEALDAGELTPAEAASAKLFCTEVAHRVIDRCLQLHGGYGFMNEYPIARLYADNRVNRIYGGTSEVMKMIIAKSMGL comes from the coding sequence GTGCGGCGCACTGTTTTCAATGAGGACCACGAGGCATTCCGGGAGACCGTCAGGGCCTTCATCGAGGCCGAGGTCGTGCCCGTGTACGACGACTGGTACGCGGCGGGCCAGGCGCCCCGCGACTTCTACTACAAGCTCGCCGAGCTCGGGGTCTTCGGCATCCGCGTCGAGGAGGAGTACGGCGGCGCGGGCATCGACTCGCACAAGTTCGAGGCGGTCATGTACGAGGAGACGGCCCGCGCGGGCGTCTCCTTCGGCGGCTCCGGCGTGCACGTCCTGCTCGGCCTGCCGTACCTCCAGATGCTCGCCACCGACGAGCAGAAGAAGCGCTTCCTGCCCAAGTTCGTCTCCGGCGAGGAGATGTGGGCCCTTGCCATGACCGAGCCGGGCACCGGCTCCGACGTCGCGGGCATGAAGACCACCGCCAGGCTCTCCGAGGACGGCACGACTTACGTCCTCAACGGCGCCAAGACCTTCATCACCGGCGGTGTGCACGCCGACCGCGTGATCGTCTGCGCCCGCACCGCCGCGCCGCGCGAGGACGACCGCCGCTTCGGCATCTCGCTGTTCGCCGTCGACACCAAGTCCGCGGGCTACTCCGTCGGCCGCAAGCTCGACAAGCTCGGCCTGAAGGTCTCCGACACCGCCGAGCTGGCCTTCGTCGACGTCGAGGTGCCGGTCGACGACCTGCTCGGCGAGGAGAACAAGGGCTTCGCCTACCTCGGCCACAACCTGGCGTCCGAGCGCTGGGGCATCGCCTTCGGCGCCTACGCGCAGGCCAAGGCCGCCGTCCGGTTCGCCAAGGAGTACGTCCAGGAGCGCACGGTCTTCGGCAAGTCCGTCGCCTCCTTCCAGAACACCAAGTTCGAACTGGCCGCCTGCCAGGCCGAGGTGGACGCCGCGGAGGCCGTCGCCGACCGCGCCCTCGAAGCCCTGGACGCGGGCGAGCTGACCCCGGCCGAGGCCGCGTCCGCGAAGCTCTTCTGCACCGAGGTCGCCCACCGCGTCATCGACCGCTGCCTCCAGCTCCACGGCGGCTACGGCTTCATGAACGAGTACCCGATCGCCCGCCTGTACGCCGACAACCGCGTCAACCGCATCTACGGCGGCACCAGCGAGGTCATGAAGATGATCATCGCGAAGTCGATGGGTCTGTAA